CTCCATCCTCCGTCTTCAAAGTCAGCCACACAGCAGCCTCTCCCTCTCTGACTTCTTgtctccttcttataaggactcttATGATTGCATGGGCTGACCATGtaataatccaagataatctccacAACCCAAGATCTTTAATTTACTTACACCTGCAAAattccttttgccatataagcCCCTTTTGCACTATAAGTTTCCTTTTTGCTTATATTCATAGGTTCTAGGACatctggggagagggggagggtaTTCAGCCTACCGCAGGGAGCAAGTTTCCATTGCCTCAGTTGTCCTGTCTGTCACACGAGGATTGCAATAGTTCCTACCGCACAGGGCTGCTAGGAGAATTAAATAGAATCACACACGCTGTTATTTAGTTAAGCACTGCAACACATTAAGTGACCCAGGAGCTTCGGACACATTAAAGAGAAGTGTAGAGCTGATCCCTGCTGTTGGTGGAGGCAGGCTTTAAATCAGTAATCCCCCAAATAAATGTGTGCTTGAGAATTGTAATAACTGCTACAAGGGAATAGTAAAGGGTACATTGGCAAGGAGGCCTGATCTGGTCTAGAAGcatcagggaagacttctctgAGCAGGTAGCTTTTAGTTGAGATTTTATGAATGAATAGCTGAGATAAAAGGcagagaagaacattccagaaagtgGAAATATATGTGCAAATGGGCATAGTGCATTCAAGGAACTGGAAAGCAGGGCAGAGAGTGGCAAATTATCATGCGGCAGGAGTAGCCAGGGACCAGAGCAGGTCAGGCTCGGAAAGGTTGTGTTAGGACTTTGGAGGCTTATCCTAAGAAAAACAGCAGGAGTGGTCTGACCAGATTGCTTATGAGACAGTATTGCTCTGGGTGCTGCACGGAGAATGGAGAACAAGAGTGGAGGCAGGAACACCAGGATAGAGGTCTGGCCTTGGTCCAGGTGAGAGAAGATGGGGTGTCATGGACCAGGATCCCGGGGAAGCAGACTCTGAGCTGGCGAGCAGCAGGCAGGTGGTCTGTCACCGAGAGCTCTTGGGATCATTGCCAAGAGATGGGAAAGAGACAAGATTGGGCAGAGCCTGAAGGATGTTCTGAAGTGCAGAAGAGCCCTCAGAATTGGGGTGAGGGGAGTGGGCATTTCCACCCGCGTACTGACCAGTCGCTAGACACAGCTGCACCAGGAAGGGGAGGTGCCTCAGGTGACATGACCTTCTTCAGTGCTGACCACCTCCGAAGGCAGCTGACAGCCGAGCGTCTGGGGAAAACTTAATGAGAATGCTTGGACTGTGCATCAGAGCATTTGCCCTATTGCGGCTTATCTGAAGAGTGgcaggaaaaacagagagaaactgGATCGATTTGAGCAATATTTGCAGATAGAATTGACAGAACTTGGTGACatatatagatggatagatagacagagGGGATAAAGAGAATGAGATATTAAAGATTACAGAAGATTATAACGGGGTTTCTGACTTTTACAACTGAACAGATATTAATGGCATACATGTGTGGCGTAAGTATTCTATAgttagttaaataaatgaatctatACTTTAAAGGACAGGGGCAGGTTGGAAATCAAAATTTGGGATTCATTAATGAATAGAGGATAAAAACTGTGAGCCTGCATAAGAGTCACCTCAACAAAGGGCAGAGCATGAAAAGGCTGATGAAGCCCTGAGCAATGACAGTTAAGACCGGTTATGtccatgtcagtcccaaactccctgactattccttccctccacccttcccccactggtaaccataaattcattctctaagtctgtgagtccgtttctgttttgtaaataagttcatttgtatcatttctttttagattccgcatacaagtgatatcatacgatattttatttctctttctctgacttacttcactcagtatggcaatctctaggtccatccatgttgctgcaaaaggcattatttcattctttttatggctgagtaatattccattgcatatatgtaccacatcttctttatctactcgcctgtcgatggacatttaggttgcttccatgtcttggctattgtgaatagtgctgcagtgaacactggggtgcatgtatcttttcgaattatgattttctccggatatatgcccaggagtgagattgctggatcatacagtagttctatttttagttttttaaggaccctccatcctgttctccatagtggctgcaccaatttacattcccaccaacagtgtaggcgggttcccttctctccacaccctctccagcatttattgtatgtagactttttgatgatggaatAATAACTATTTTTACGTTAGTGAGGCTGCCACAAAGGTGTGCTAGATATGCCAGGAAATCCCTAGTCGTGGGAAGCAGAACATAGGGTTCTCCGTGGAAAAACCAGAACAAGTATCAGCTGCCGTGGTTGGCGCGTTGAACACCAGCTCACCTAGAAACATCTCTCAAGGAAGCAGCTTTCACGAACAGTGTGTGCTGGGCTCCAGTCTGTCTGGTTCCCCAGGTTGGGACCGTCTGCAATCCTTTCGACTCCCCTTTCACAATATGCCCAGAATCTGATTTGTTTCCCTACAATCTATTCTCTACTAAGAAGtgacagttatttatttatttattttttaatgataagaaAAATTGTGTCATTTCTCAGCTCCAAATTCCCCAAAGGCTACCTATCTCCTACAGAGTAAAAGGGAAATTTGTGAGACAGGGTTGTGAGTACAGGATATCTGTGAGTGCAGCAGGGTTGCACTCAATCTGCCCCTGGCTTTCTTACCCTGAATCCCCTTCTCACTCTTCTCTGGTGactctgctccagccaggctGAGCTCCTGGCTGTTTCTCCTACACGCCACACATACTCTTATGTTCAGGCCTTGGCACTTGCTGTACCCCTGCCTACAACACCCTTCCCCCCAGGTGTCTGTCTACACAGGCTCCTCCCTCAGCTCCCTCAGATCTTTGCACAAGGTCACATGGGGAAGCTGCCTCTGGACATCCTATGCAAATCCCAACCCTCCCTTGCTTCTCCTGTACAAACTGCCTCATGCATTACCCTGTGACGTCCTTTCCCAGCTGCATGTAAACTCCACAAAGGTAAGGTAgggatgttttgttttttatttggtttAGTGTGGTTTCCTGTTATATTTCCAATGCCTAGAAAAGTTCCAGCTAAAAGTCGACCTTGAATAAATACTGATTGAATaaacgagtgaatgaatgaatatatgagaAGAGCCTCTAACTCATTTCTCTAGTGAGGTACCTTGTCTACATGCTCTCCCTTTGTGCACTTTTCTAGATGACTAGatgagaggaaaacaaaggccaGCCCTGTTTCTGAGAGCACCAGGACCCGGCAGAAGGTCCCTGAAGAGAAGTCTCTGGAGCCCTTTGAAGCTGACATTGAACCTTGGTGGAAGGTAAGTGTTCTATACACCAGTGGGGACGGTGGCTGGCTGAATATTGTGGAAGGTAGAAAGAATGAATTTAAATTCTTCCAAAGGAAGTATTGTTCTGACTGTGTCTGACTGATGCCAAAATAAATATGAGAGGAAAAAGTCAACTCATCCCTTTTGAGTGCTATGTACATAAAAGCACCTTTTAACTCTCCCTCCGGCTTTTTTGGACATTGTTGTTGATATATACACAAGCCTCAGGAGACACTGTCTGTTGCTAtgattattattaaatgaaaattttattcagCATTTGCAGGTATGCTCTTGGACGCAGGCTCTGAATGGTCACGGACTCAGGCTGTGTCACATAAGCATTTTGTAGTGTCTGACCCCCCTTCTACAGCAGACATACTCCAAATCAACGTCGTTGATGCTTAAGCTGTCTCTCAATAGCTTCGGGGTTGCCCTGGCTAGAGATGTCCACAGGCCGCTGGTGTGGGCTGCCAAATGTTGGGACTGCGCTTTAATAACTTCCCTGGGAATTAAAACTTTCTGGTGGCTGGCAGAACCCTTTGCTTTGGTTGTTGTCTGGAAAGATTTGAGGGTCGAAGCCACCTTATTTGTCCCTTATCTTTGTGCTGTCCtggtttcagcttttctttttttttttttttcctgtagaagGGTCCGAGTCTATAATTCTATGGCCACAGATGTGGTAAAGAGAAATACCCCCCTTTCCTGCCCCATCACTGAACACAGCTTTTAGTAACATTTAGCACAAGAACAGGATATTGGCAACTCAACTGTTAAACCTCTCTGTGATTATGCTTCCTTGAGGTCACTCTGATGTCACCAGTGTAATCTGAGCCTGGAGCTTTTGTTCACACTTTAAATAGCAGTCCCGGAATGATTTTGCTACAGACTCTCTGGAGAGCCCGGGAGCTGAATTCCCGAAGATTCACATATCGATGAAAGCCAAGCCAAGCCACCCGGCCAGAAGCATGTCCACCTCATTGCGAGTAAGCCCGTCCATCCACGGCTACCACTTCGACACAGCCTCACGTAAGAAAGCCGTGGGCAACATCTTTGAAAACATAGACCAAGAAGCATTACAGAGGCTCTTCAAAAACTCTGGGGACaagaaagcagaggagagagcTAAGATCATTTTTGCCATAGATCAAGATTTGGAGGAGAAAACACGAGCCCTGATGGCTCTGAAGAAGAGGACGAAAGACAAGCTTTTCCAATTTCTGAAACTGCGGAAATATTCCATCAAAGTTCACTGAGGACCAGAGGATGGATAAGGACATTAGCCGAGACCGGACATTTAAAGACCAAGCCAGTCTAACGCGCACAGCATCTTGTTGCTGCCTTGTAAGTTTCTCTTCCATAGGAACGGAACGAACTTGTTACAAAGACTCCAACTAATTTCACGCCTGTGCTGTTACAGTGgagaaggaaatgctttcagcaaGGACTGGAAAACTTCCCCTGAGGGAAAAGGACCGATGCTGATGAGTCTGGACAGACATAATGAGAACTGAAACTGAAGATAACAGAAGTCTGGGGAAGAATGGAGGCCAGGGTCTCCCTGTCAGGCCCTAGGACTTAAACTCAACCTGAACTTTTTTTCCTTAACCAAACTGGGTAGGGGGAGGGAAATGGGGAACAGGAGAGAGAATTCCATGCTGCAATtgtttactgaattttttatttgaatgttcAAAGTGTTGCCAAGCTTCAATGTTGTctattggtagattttttttttttagagatcagtaattgattatttatttgcatttattacaATGCCTTAAAAAGTGCACCACATGGGTGTAAGTACAAATTCAAGGAACTGCATTATTTTCGGCAGCTCAGTGAAACCGTGCGCCACCTTCTGGTTTGTAAGGGGTTTTTACGCATTTCAAACTGCTTGcccaaaagttaaaataataggGTCCTTCACAAATCCGAAGTACTGTGaacaaattttatagttttttaaaatcttctaactAATGCTAAAATATAATCTAAATTTCTTACTGTTACTGCAATAAGCATTAGGAAGTGAATATGATACACTTAATAGTTTATAAAGATGCTATGGTTTCTATAATTTATTATTCATGACAAATGATATGCAaccttaataaattattataaacttAGCTGCTCTTGGTGTGTGATGATTGGTCTCAAAGGAAAAGTAAGATggtactttttattattataaacttttataagcttttctaaggattttacTCTAAGAGTAAGAGGTGCTTTTAAAGTAGCTTTGCATTGTCACCTTATTCAAAGCAAATTCTTACATCAAGTATCTACGAAGTTTCTCTGTCCCgactttaaaatataagatacaGGCATAGAATTCATACAGTGGCTCATCAGTAttgttgtttatgtatccatACAGGGTGAgtttcaaaaggtttttttttttttttttttttttaacggtacccgggcctctcactgttgtggcctctccctttgtggagcacaggctccggacgcgcaggctcagcggccatggctcacgggcccagccgctccacggcatgtgggatcttcccggaccggggcacgaacctgtgttccctgcatcggcaggcagactctcaaccactacgccaccagggaagccctcaaaaggtttttctctccatatttttgacatttttcctCTGCGGCTATGGTAGCTGTGTACATTTATTTCTCCCAAAACAATATAGCTGAGGGTCAGAGTCTGAATTACGATCAAGATTTTGTGGCTTATcaatgtttatttaatataaacCAATATGGGAATAACATTGCAGTCTCTTTGCTTATTTCctcataaaattataataaaatatttctaagaaggTATATAGCAATGCCTGCTGCACTTTCCtagcagaaataaattttaaaatttccctagaAATTAAGTGTTTCAGAAGCATCTACAAAGGTTTTTGAAACTGCTGATCATAGTAAAACAAAAGTGAAAGATCTGAAATCTTTGGGGAGAGTTATAAGTCagtttttaaataacatattttttaaaaaagaaattaagtagtCAAGTCGGTTTTCAAATGTTAATTGATTCATTTACTGAAGATAATATAAATCATTCcatttaaaaaggatttttttttacatgacaGCATCCATAAAAAACACGGATCAATATGCAAAATTGTGCGTGTGTGCATTTTTCCTGGAGGAGTATTTCTAATTTCCATCAGATTTGCAAAGACATCCATGAAACCAAAATTAGTtaagaacaaaaaagaaggagTTCTGACAGGTGGAAGGCTTGGCTAGTGATGGTATTTGGGGATCATCAAAGTGAAGGCTTTGGCAATGAATAAGCTTCCTACCTCTCATAGGGCCTGTCAGTGACACATTTTCTCTGTCCATCTAGGGTGCCCCAAAGACAGTGATAAACTGCCTGGGAAGGAAATTTAGTAAGTTACTCCCCCAGAGAAGTTATCAGACTCCACAATCTCCGTGAACATGTTCAACTTATCTTCCACTCCAAGACTTTAAACTCGTCTCAGATGCTGAACGTCATTCAGAGGTTGAGTTTATTATACGTACTCATAACTacattctctgcctctgttgtttTCAACAGAGTACAATGCGTATCTTACCCACTTTTCACATCGCTGTGTATTAACTTAGTTTTCTTGcaggatattattattattttctgactGCAGGACCATAACATGGGGAACAAATTAAAAAGCAGTTGGGATATGATCCACAATGGTGTGGAGAATAATAATTCTTTCTGTAGACTGTTACACAAGCGTGGCATCCTTCTCCTTCATGGAGAACAGAAGTTGGAATCAATGTACAAGGATGATTTTTAACTTCgcgatatttttattatttaatgtgaAGTGAAAGGATCCATCATTAGAACAGGTAGGATTAGTTCTGTTCAGAAGTCCTTCAACGGCACAAGGACGACTGAATATATCTCAAGACATCTCAttataatagaagaaataaaagcaacaaaggtGAAATAgctcattaatatttttctatcatcagggtcataataataacaactaacTTTCACTAGTGCTTACTATTCACCAGAATTTTCTAAGTGGTTTTCTTGTGTGTGTATTAAATCACTTCATTAGTACCGTGATATAAAAGCAtgcgtgtgcatgcatgtgcctATGTATGTATAGTAATGaacctgaagcacagagaggtgcaGTAAATTTCCCAATAACACACAGCTAATGAAGGCAGGAATCAAACCCAGAAAGCCTTCATTCCGAACCACTAGGTTAGACTGCTCCTCTAGGAGGAACTAAATTTCTCTTTTATCCTTTGAAGTGACAATTACTTATATGCTAGTaagaaagacaggaaaacaagCCCTCTGATAAATCATTTTTATCTGATCTGtgtctatttgtctatttatttggCATTTGCACTTCATGCGGAAAGCTTCTCAATCATTTTAATTGTATCAAAGATTTCTCAGATATAGCCTTTCTAGTCTGCAGTTAAAATAACACCTGGGTTAGCACCTTGGAACAAAAGATCACATCTAAGTTCTCTTCTGAGTCGACAGTCAAGGCTTTGGGTCTGGGTTTGCTCGCTGGGGGAAGTTAGAAACTGTGGATTCATGGTTTTATTCACTCAGTATAAACCTTCTCAGTTCCCAGTCCTGGCCCAGCAAAGGAGGGTTCGTACCCATAGGAATCGCTGACAGATGAGATTTACTGAGAAAGGGGCCTGGGATATGTGACTGCCTGATATTTTTTTCCCGTTGTCCGAGGGTAGTCAGAGAATGTGACAGCTGTTCCCTTGGAGAGCCTTCCTAACAAACAAATCATTAAGCTGTGGTCTAGGAATCGCCTGCCCTTTCAAAGCGCTTCATCTACCCTTCCAAATTCCACACAAGGGCTTCCCGAAATGACATGTAATTTAATTGACCCCCTTTGTCACACACAGGGAGTTGTAGAGTGGAATCAGGGTCTCTACCTTCTCCATTTGTGAAACAGAAATGTAGTAAGCACCCACGTGTAGGCTGCCATGGACAGAACAAATCTCTAGTCTCCTTGTCAGAGGAGTAAGAGAAGGTTTTAAAATCAATACAGTGAGATCCATGATAGAAGTTTAAGCAGGACGCTATGGgagcagaggtgtgtgtgtgtttgtgagtgtgaatgtgtgtgggagtgtgtgtgtgggggtggtggtgacgGGGTGTAGAGAGTAGCAGCAGAACTGGTGAAAATCTATTCCAAACTGGGGAGATCCTAGAAGAATCCATAGAGAAGTTTCAAAGTAGGATTTAggagaatggagaggaaaaatgTCATTCTGGCATTTGGGTGTAGCATCCGCAAAGGCAAGGAGGTGGGAAAGGGTGTACATTGTTTGAGAATCTCTATGCAGTTCATGGTTAGGGGCCTAAGCATTTGGAGCAATCACTAGAAAGGCAGCTGGGTCTAAAAGACAAGCTTGAGTATTAATTTTAtcctgaaggaaagaaagaagcatgaAGGACTTTCAACAGAAGAGTAACATTTACTGCCTACCTATTATGTATCAGGCCTTATGAAAAGATAcagttaatattttgaaaagtaatgCACTGTCTGGCAACTGAACACATGGTTGGAGGCTACAGTGATTTCTTGCAGACTGTTTGCTCACAGTTGGTCTACTGAGGTGAAAAGCCATACAGCTCTttcacaactcaataataaatgaGTAACTCTGTGGAATCTGAAGATGAAACAGAAGTTAGAGATTCTAAAAAAAGTGTGTTGGGAGTCCAGATTAGGGGAACCACAAGCTAATCCCTAATTAAATTTGTAAGAAATTGTGACTATGCTTGAATCTTAGAATACgtcattattcaacaaatattatcacTTAATGGCTACTGAGCTCTCTCTTCATTTAAATAGCTCTTCTGCAAAAAAAGTCACTGGATATTTTCAGTGATCATTACAGACACACAAATGTGTTCTGTGGTAAGGTATGCACACAGTGACAATGGATTGGGTTCACTCGTGTATTGGCAAAACTAGCTTACAGAACAGTGGAAATAAAAATCCTGTCCCAATAAGGTGTAGCAGTGGTTTTAAAAACGTGGATGAGGGGTTGGAAGACTTGTTGTAgccaccttcctcctccctctgctttacacacatgcacacaagcaAACACACGTGCACAAAtgcacacacccatgcacacacgcacacacacacacagtcctaaGAGGAGCACAGAAGTTTTGTTCCTGAGCCTTTGTTTCCTCCTACATGGGCATGGTATTGAGCAAATACCACCAGACTGAGTCTGACTTTTTGGGGTTTTTCCCAACTCTGCCTGAAGCAAATTCCTTTTTTATCCCTGGTTTTCATCTGGAAGCAAAAAACAATAGATCCGGTGGGCTAATGGCTATGACTTCTAGATCACATATTCTACATACATGGGAAATAATAACCTTACGTGATAGGATTTCTTTCTGGATTGGTTGGTATTCCACATATGAAAAGAATTTCTgttcaataaaacaaaagcctaatttaaaagttttgatcTTTACTAGTTGTTGCTGAAGGCAGAATGTGAGAGAAGTAACTTTCTGTGGATCCTTCTTGTTTTacgattttttttattatgtaattttcaggtgtacagcgacataatttgacatctgtatacactacGAAGTGATCAacaccacaagtctagttaccatccatcaccatcccatttcacccaccccttcccctctggtaaccattagtctgttctctgtgtctatgagcttgtttttattttattttgagtgtttgtttgttttgctttattttttagattccacatgagtgaaatcatactgCTCTTGtttatctctgtctgacttatttcactgagcataatatatccaaggtccatccatgttgttgcaaacggcagcattccattcttttccatggctgagtattattccactgtgtgtgtgtgtgtgtgtgtgtgtgtgtgtgtgtatcccatcttctttacctatacatccattgatagacacagtttgtttccacatctttgctattaagaataatgctgcaatgaacatgggggttcATATATCTTtgtaaattagtgttttcatattcttcagataaatagctagaagtggaatagctgggacATATGGCacttctattattaattttttttgaggaatttccatactgttttccacagcagctgaacTAATTTACAgttccaccaacaatgtatgagggttccctttttccacattctcgtcaacatttgttatttcttgtcttttccatcACAGTGATTCTAACAAGGGTAAGGTGAAATCTCATTGTgatgttaatttgcatttccctcataattagtgatgttgaacatcttttcatgtgcctgttgaccatttgtatgtcttctttggaaaaatgtctattcagatcttctgcccgttttttcatcaggttgtttgttttttgttgttgagttctatgagttctttagatattttgaatattaaccctttattgtatatatgatttgaaaatatcttcttccagtcAGAaggctgcctttttattttgatgatggtttctttcattgtgcagaagttttttagtttgatatagccccatttgtttatttttgcttttctttcctttgcctttggaaccaggaaagatcccaaatagccaaaataattctgagaaagaagaacaaagctagaggtatgacacttcctgatttcaaactatatcacaaacctatagtaatcaagacagtatgttactggcacaaaaacagacacacagatcaatagagagcccagaaataaacccaaacacatagagaatatacaagggagaaagggtaatctcttcaataaatcgtgctgggaaaactggacagcaaaaGAACGAAActtagaccactatcttacaccatacacaaaaattaactcaaaatggattaaagacttgaatataagacctgaaaccataaaactcctagaagaaaatgcagGAAGCAtgttctttgacatcagtcttagtgaTGATTTTGTGGATCTGACTccatctatgtttttttttagtaGCCTGCCTCTTTCCTGGTGGCTGGGTGCCAATGCCAGGGCCAGCTGCTAATATTATGACTATCTCTTCCACATCCAAGCAATGTCAGAGTCACTGAGACAATCTCCATGCTGGGTGAGAGTCATAACCACCTGTGtcgttttaaaaatacagattcctgggacttccgtggtggtccagtggttaagaatctgtcttgcaatgcaggggacaccggttccatccctggttgaggaactaagatcccacatgccgcggggcagctaagcccatgtgccacaaccactgagcctgcgagtcacaactactgagcccgcacgcgctggagcccacttgccacaactagagagaagctcagtcactacaacgaagagcccaatgcatgctacaactaagacctaatgcagccaataaataaataaataaatatagatagatagatagatagatagatagatagatagatagatggatagatagatagattcctGGTCCCAAATCTCTGGGCATTGAGCCCAGTAATGGGTATTTTTACAAAACTCTACAGTCAACTGTGAAGAACATAAGATGTAAGGAATTGTTTTCTTACGTTACCACTGGATCTCCTATTGATGGCATTTCTTACTATAAGACAAAAAGGATTTGACTTGATGGCATT
This genomic window from Phocoena sinus isolate mPhoSin1 chromosome 21, mPhoSin1.pri, whole genome shotgun sequence contains:
- the TCIM gene encoding transcriptional and immune response regulator — protein: MKAKPSHPARSMSTSLRVSPSIHGYHFDTASRKKAVGNIFENIDQEALQRLFKNSGDKKAEERAKIIFAIDQDLEEKTRALMALKKRTKDKLFQFLKLRKYSIKVH